Genomic window (Nitrospirae bacterium YQR-1):
CAGCGGTAATGTTTAAGGTACTGTTCAAAATCCTCGCCGTCTTTAAACGGGTCGTGTTGAAGGATTAGCCTGTCTCCTCTGTCCCTTAGGTCTATCTCGACTCCAAAGTCTTTCGGAACACTCATTAACTCCCCGATAGTGTTTATTCTGTGAGCTATATATTCCATAACAGTTGTTGGGCTATATCTACTTTACAGATTTCGCTTTAATTTTACGCTGAAATCAAGAGTTCGTTTTATAAATTTCAGTTTTCCCCTTAAACTTGTGTTCCAACTGGATTTACCATGTTTTCTTTTGGGAAATTGCACACTGAATCGTATAACTTTCAGATTATTCTTCCTTGCAAGGTAGAGGGCATAAAGGTCAAGGGAAAAATCATGAGGCGGGGAGTTCCAGCTCTCATAAAAATTTCTGTGAAAAATATTCGGCTGGGCGTTAATATCCCAAAGTGCCTGTCCTAAGTAGAGTGTTTCAAAGATACTCATGCCTGAAGTAAAAAAGCGGTCAAACAGTGGGCGGTTTCCTCTTAGTCCTTTCACATAGAGATTGGCTGAGCCGCCGTGTTCCTTAATTATTTGATAAGCTCGTATACAATCGTAAGGGTCAGTTTGTAAATCTGCATGACTCCAGCCTAAAAATTCGCCCCTTGCAACACTAAGCCCATTTAAAATGCCGAAACCGTAACCCTGGTTTACTTCCACGTTTGCCGTCCTCACAAAGGTGTATTTCTCTCTCAAAGTGTCAAGGACTTCTGCTGTGTTGTCAGTGGAGCCGTTATTAACTAATATTACCTCTATATCGTCTGTTTTTATCACTTCCTTAAAACGCTCAAGCATCAAAGGAATGCTGTCCTGCTCGTTATAACATGGAATAACTACAGATAATTTCATAAGTTCACCTATTCAGCCACTGGATATAACGTTTTAAAGTGTTTCATAAAGGCCTCTGTCTGACGGTCACCTGTTGCTCTCAATATCGCTTTCCTTATATCCTCTTCCGTTAAAAAATACTCAAATACAGGATTATAATGTATAGAATCATGATAATACTTGTGAGAGCTTCTTATGCATATGTATGTTTGATATACCAATATTAAAATTAAGATAACTTTAAATATGTTTTTTCTTACGATATGGCTGCAGTAAAAACCTATTAAAACAACCAAACCACTAAAACCTGACACGTACATTCTGTCTGAAACACCGGAGTAAGACATCATCCCGTTAAATAATATCAATATTAACAGGGGGAATATTTTAAGAAAAATATCCTTTGTCATATGTTTTATGATTATAATGTAAATATAAATCCACAAAGACCCTATAAGTGCAAGCCGCAAATATGTATTGATTGTTACCTCCATCTCATAATAAAAAAACGGGGTGTAGATAATTTCAAGATTCAGAATGTTCAGAATTGCAACAACAACGTTGATAAATCCGTTGAGTGCTGCGTTTGAGATACCATATTGCACTAAAGGAAACATTCCTATTTCACTTGCCGCTTTTAATCCGGAGTGCTCTACAGCAAACTTTCTTATCAACAGAAAAATAAAAAAATAAAAAATAAAAAATAAAAATGTTTTATCTGTCAGGAATTTCCTTAAATTAAAATCATACTTTAGATGCATAACCAAAAATATATAGTATGGTATAATGACTAGACCGCTTTCCTTTAAAAAAGGTGATGCTATTACCAGTAGTTTTACGACAAGTGCAGACGGGTTGTTTTTAACATATGAGATGTAAGTAATGCAGATGAAAAATAGAGACAATAGTAAGGAGGCGTTGTCTGTTAAAAAAACAAATGAGGTTACAAAGGGTTTTCCGGTTATAAGAATACCGGTTAAAAGTACAACTAATAAATTATCCTCCGGTGTTATTTCTTTCAGAAATTTAGCATATATTATAGCTATAACAAGTATATATACAAAGTTGTATAAGTATCCATACCTGAAGCCTGTAATTTCAAGAAATTGCATCAGAGGGTAATTAAAAACAATCTGTAAAGGTCTGTAAAAACCATTGCCAAGCCCCCAGGCGTTATAAAACCAGTGGTAAAAAGGAAATTTCGTATAATTATAATATAAGATAAGCTCCTCTCCCAATTTGTTGGTTATAAGAAAATAGCCGTAGGCTGACAATGCTAAACAAAGCGGTAAAAAATACATATAAAAGCGGGGATTACCTGCTGAATTCATTGCTAAACCTGAAACCTAGTTCCATCTGAGTATGAATAAAGCACCTGTAACTGCAATACACAGTTTTCTCTTTTTTTTTGCAGACTCAAACATTGGTTAATTGTCATTATAGCTGATTTTTCTACATTTTGCAAGTTAACATGAGTTAAACTCAATGAAAACCACCTTAAGTAAGAAAATTTAACTACAAAAAAAGGAAACTGTCGCCCCCTTGGGATAGGGCGACAGTTTTTTGGGGAGGAACGAGGCGCTTATGATTAACACTAACATTTGTAGCTTTTTTTGTCAAGTATTATTTTACAAAAAAATTTTACTAACACTGATTTTCATGCAGATGGTCAAGCACAATAAAAAAAATGGAAACGGGGAAGGACAGAGTCCTTCCCCTTATTAATTTACTTTTTTGTTTGTTATTGGTTCCTTTTCATTTAAATATACGCTGACTATGCCATCATCAGCCGGTATTTCTAAAATCTTGTCAGCTCTGTAGCCGCTTAATTTATTGATAAATGTGTAAACCTTATCCCACTTAAAATTTTTAACATAAGCATCCTCAAACCCATGTGATACTAAATGCACCCTGTTATTTAAATTTCCGTTTAACTCATAATATTTTAAACCATAACCAAAATGCGGAATAACCACTATTGGAATATCTTCTTGAAATGAACTCTTTATTTTAGCAGCCTCATCAAGGGAATTCTTACAGGACTTTTCATAGAATGACATAAGTTTTTTCCGCTTATCGGCGGAATCAAAAAAATTCCCCTTTATAAACAAAACACCACGAAGGCTCTGGTGTATCAACTGATACTGTGGATTTAAGGCTATGTCGTAAAACGGCACTTTCTCCCTGATATAGACGATCTCTCCGTTTTTCCCAAAAAAGTAGAAAAACGCATCGGGTCTGTTTGTAACGCTGTTTAAATTCCAGATAGTATTTTGCAACTGAGTGCCATAGACGGGAGAGACCCAAAAAACATCAGGAGCCATTGCAACATAAACACTTAATCCACGGCCATCCCCGATGGTTAAATAGTCCAGCGCCTCAAATGCCGGTGACATGACGGGTAAATCCCAATAGCCAAGGGCGTAGTATTTGGCCTCTGTTGTGGTGGTGTTATTTCTGAGGTCATTTATTGGTTTGATAATGTTGTATGTCGGAAATTTTACCATCGAAAAAAGAAAAAGTGACAACACGGACGACAGTACCGCCATTGTTTTTAAAATGTTCCGATAATACTTGTTTTCAGCCATCACCTCCAGCACCTTACCCAGAGATATAAAACATATGGCTGTAATAAAAACTGCATATCTCGGAGCCACGTTAAATGAATCATATGGTACAATCAATACGATTATCATTCCTAAAAACACTTGAAGATAAATGAACAAATGATGCTCTTTTTTCAAAAATGATTTATACAAACAATACAACCACGAGGGAAAGGCAAGCCCCCAAAAGGCAATTCCATAACCGCCGTGAAATGTGCCAAGCCCTATGTCTGAAATAAGCAAAAAATATACTTTTGCCTTTAACTGTTCAAAAATTCCAATCTTTGACGATAGCTCCGTTGCGTATATCCCGATGCCGCCTTTAAGTATCTCAAGCGGATAAAACGGATTATGGAAAACTATGAGATTTCTTATATACCAGTATGCCGTCAGGGCAAATACCGGCGCTATGTAGATAAGCAGATGCTTTTTTTTCATCTTTTGCATTATCATAACCTGAAGCCCCAGCGCCGGTATTATCATATGGTACTTCATGGAAGTTATTAACCCGACTGAGGCCCCCAGAGCAAAGGCAAGGTACGCCTTTTGATGCAAATTGTATTTAATTAAAATAACAAGAGCTGTTAGAAAAAACACGCTTGTGATAATATCTATATAATTGCAGCCCGTCTGAGCCATCGTAACGGGAACAAAAAAACACAGCAGTGCCGAAAATATTGAATTTCTTATGCCAAGATTCAGATTTCTTGCCAAGGCATATGTAACAACAATGCCGTAAAGAGCAACAATAAACTGGACGGAATCAACAAAAACCTGGTTTTTCATAAAAATCACCGGCCATAAAAAAAGCAGCTCTGCACTCATGGGGTATGCAACAAATGGGTTTAATTGCACCGCAGGCAAAAAAACTCTGTGCTTTTGTACAAATTCAAACACGGGTGGCAAATGGTAACTAAGATCATCAACCCCCCTTGGGGGCAGAAAATATACGCTAAGCAGTATCCAAACTGAAGCAATAAAAAACAAAAAAAACAGTGAGATGTTTTCAGCGTAAAAAAGCCCTTTTAAAAAAAGCCGCAAACTTATAATTTCAGTTTTCAAGTTTACCATTAAATCAGGGCCTTTAAAATATAAAACAACAGCTGAAATAAGCATATTAAGAAAACACAAGGTTGTTGGATAGAGAATATTTAACAGCCCCAATGCCAGCTCTGAAAAAATAATCTGAGAGGCAAGAAGCACTCCGCTATAGAGAATTTTTTCGCTGATTGCCGCCCTTTCCCTGCCGGTAAAGAAAAGATAAAAGGAAAGGAATGCGCATATTGTGCATGTTGCCGCCATTATCATACAAAGTAGTCTAACACAAGATGTGTTTTATTTTGCTGTGTATTAACAGGAAATGTTGTGCCTTAAAAAGCAGATATGGCAATAAAAAAAACGTGTTGAGTTAATCTCACAAGCCTTGAGTTTTATCTGTTGTAGCGGCATTATTGATTTGTTTGCCCTTCTTACTACAGCTCTTAACTCAACCATGTCGTCACTGTTAAGTATTGATTTCATGGGTGTCTTAAATACGTTGCCCATTTTATAGTTTTGCTGTGGAACGTCAATCTTTGCTCCCAGACACCACTCCTGCCAGTGGTCCTCCGAGCTGTTGAATATGAAGCAGCAGGGGTAAACGTCACCCTCGATTGAGACCCTCGGAGTGGTCCATGGTGTGAAACATTTCCGCTGCGGTAGAAGTGGTGTAGCACTGAGATGTAGTCCCTCGGAAGCAGCCCTTTGTTGAAACCGTTTAAGCTTGCCGATTGAATCCGTAACGTTAATCTGGTGTTGTTGCAGAAGGCTTTGTTCAAAGGCTATAATGTTAATAAGATTAAGACTGCCGGCGGAAACTGTTTTGCAAAGTGTTAAAAATCCGTCAAGCTCCGATATGTTATCTTTCATAATAATACTCTGTACCGTAAGTTTGATATCAGGCCTGATTTTCTTGAGATTTTGTAGATTTCGTATGAGAACATCAAGACTGGCACCGCGAATCTTCTTGTATGTATCACTGTTGGGGCTGTCAATTGAAACTACCACATTAATTACGTTTCCAAGCTTGTTGATGTTTTTTTCAGTCAGTAGGAAACCGTTTGTTACAATTGTAAAAAGTAGTTTTTTTGTCATAAGCATATCGAAAACATGAGGGTTGATGAGGGTCTCACCACGCCCAAGAATTGTCACATGTCTAAGGGCCGGCATCTGGGCGGCTATCTGAATAAACTGCCGGTGCGTCATATTAGTTTTCTCATCAGTGGAAAAATTCCGCGGGCACATGTGGCAGCTTAAATTACAGTCTCGTGTGATTTCAAGACTAAGCCCCACAGGAGATATAAACATCGGCAGCCTGTCAAATCGAGACATAACGCTTCCCACTGAGTCTATAATTGCTGATTTAGTTTTTTCGATTAATCTCATTTGTTGTTGATGAGTTTCTTTTTAACTATTTGTATGAGAGTTTTAGACATTTGGTTGATAAAAGAGTTTATAACCAACGGTTTGCTTATACGGTTTTTGTTGATTTCTCTAAAAAGATATAAAAAAGAACGTATAAAGCTGGATTTCCCGGAAATTAAATGGCTTTGACGAAATTTTTGATATAAAATCCTGTCAATCTCAAGAGCGTAAAACCTGTAAAGGTCTTTTATGCCAATGCCAACCATTTGAGAAATAGTTTTTGCAGCCTCAAGGTTATTTCTCACTATTTCCCCGATTGTGGTTTTTGAGTGAAAACGTCCCGGATTTTTGTAAATACTCCATGTAATTTGAGGATTTGTTGAAAAAAACATATAATCTCTCTTTAAAGCCGCCTCTGAGCTGAAAATATGGTCACAGGTAAAGGGGAGGGTTTCATTGAAATCAATACCACTGATATCCTCACATCTCATTAAGTTTGCCTGAAGAAATCCGTTTACAAGAAGTCCTTTGAGAATCTGTGAGCTGATAAATACCTTTGATTCCATCTTAATGTCTGAGTTAAAAAAATCATTGCCGATATGTTGAGACATCCGGTCATATTTGATTATAAATTTTGAAGCACACATGGAAATTTTATCGTCTCTGTTCAGTACTTCAACCAGGTCGTGTATGTTGTTATGTTCGTTTATTTGGTCTGTAACAAAAAGGTAATTCAGGTAAGTGCCGCGTGCCTCTGTTATACATTTTTTCCAGTTTGGCAGTCTGCCGATATTTTCCTGATTTCTCACTATTCTGATATTTGGAATAAGAGCTTTTAATTGCTCTGCAATCTCAACGGAATTATCTGTGGAGGCGTTGTCCATAACCAGTATCTCAAAAGCATCTAGAGGCAGGCGGATATTGCGGCAGGAAATTATGGTATCCGCTA
Coding sequences:
- a CDS encoding glycosyltransferase family 2 protein encodes the protein MKLSVVIPCYNEQDSIPLMLERFKEVIKTDDIEVILVNNGSTDNTAEVLDTLREKYTFVRTANVEVNQGYGFGILNGLSVARGEFLGWSHADLQTDPYDCIRAYQIIKEHGGSANLYVKGLRGNRPLFDRFFTSGMSIFETLYLGQALWDINAQPNIFHRNFYESWNSPPHDFSLDLYALYLARKNNLKVIRFSVQFPKRKHGKSSWNTSLRGKLKFIKRTLDFSVKLKRNL
- a CDS encoding glycosyltransferase family 2 protein, encoding MLLTIAIPNFNGAVYIADTIISCRNIRLPLDAFEILVMDNASTDNSVEIAEQLKALIPNIRIVRNQENIGRLPNWKKCITEARGTYLNYLFVTDQINEHNNIHDLVEVLNRDDKISMCASKFIIKYDRMSQHIGNDFFNSDIKMESKVFISSQILKGLLVNGFLQANLMRCEDISGIDFNETLPFTCDHIFSSEAALKRDYMFFSTNPQITWSIYKNPGRFHSKTTIGEIVRNNLEAAKTISQMVGIGIKDLYRFYALEIDRILYQKFRQSHLISGKSSFIRSFLYLFREINKNRISKPLVINSFINQMSKTLIQIVKKKLINNK
- a CDS encoding glycosyltransferase family 39 protein, producing MIMAATCTICAFLSFYLFFTGRERAAISEKILYSGVLLASQIIFSELALGLLNILYPTTLCFLNMLISAVVLYFKGPDLMVNLKTEIISLRLFLKGLFYAENISLFFLFFIASVWILLSVYFLPPRGVDDLSYHLPPVFEFVQKHRVFLPAVQLNPFVAYPMSAELLFLWPVIFMKNQVFVDSVQFIVALYGIVVTYALARNLNLGIRNSIFSALLCFFVPVTMAQTGCNYIDIITSVFFLTALVILIKYNLHQKAYLAFALGASVGLITSMKYHMIIPALGLQVMIMQKMKKKHLLIYIAPVFALTAYWYIRNLIVFHNPFYPLEILKGGIGIYATELSSKIGIFEQLKAKVYFLLISDIGLGTFHGGYGIAFWGLAFPSWLYCLYKSFLKKEHHLFIYLQVFLGMIIVLIVPYDSFNVAPRYAVFITAICFISLGKVLEVMAENKYYRNILKTMAVLSSVLSLFLFSMVKFPTYNIIKPINDLRNNTTTTEAKYYALGYWDLPVMSPAFEALDYLTIGDGRGLSVYVAMAPDVFWVSPVYGTQLQNTIWNLNSVTNRPDAFFYFFGKNGEIVYIREKVPFYDIALNPQYQLIHQSLRGVLFIKGNFFDSADKRKKLMSFYEKSCKNSLDEAAKIKSSFQEDIPIVVIPHFGYGLKYYELNGNLNNRVHLVSHGFEDAYVKNFKWDKVYTFINKLSGYRADKILEIPADDGIVSVYLNEKEPITNKKVN
- a CDS encoding radical SAM protein, with the translated sequence MSRFDRLPMFISPVGLSLEITRDCNLSCHMCPRNFSTDEKTNMTHRQFIQIAAQMPALRHVTILGRGETLINPHVFDMLMTKKLLFTIVTNGFLLTEKNINKLGNVINVVVSIDSPNSDTYKKIRGASLDVLIRNLQNLKKIRPDIKLTVQSIIMKDNISELDGFLTLCKTVSAGSLNLINIIAFEQSLLQQHQINVTDSIGKLKRFQQRAASEGLHLSATPLLPQRKCFTPWTTPRVSIEGDVYPCCFIFNSSEDHWQEWCLGAKIDVPQQNYKMGNVFKTPMKSILNSDDMVELRAVVRRANKSIMPLQQIKLKACEINSTRFFYCHICFLRHNISC